In the genome of Spodoptera frugiperda isolate SF20-4 chromosome 22, AGI-APGP_CSIRO_Sfru_2.0, whole genome shotgun sequence, one region contains:
- the LOC126912069 gene encoding uncharacterized protein LOC126912069, whose product MSPRNIRSDFLQAMLDIFTKNLKTKTLQYFKSFIHKEQKFVRIALEYLNLHNTKFFLPEEVDVVKKILKEYRKRPNFVVKGVMSDSNKELSLRPIPLKLLPIKSLTTEEKINTYVHTALPIFATQKAFYLLKLKISILLSLLDFLKTETEELEIEFTKVLNKNQRVFIETTVDNINLRIKGGGPPAVVKIFTAIFNHLQDNNVQIGVMFDHSYISLTFSKYYHNLSPIANKPKEKAQTIIALDSTSDSSSSPPYRKLGRPIITEADITDDDVSSLNEDLPKLNTPHGTTLVNLKEFAKMYNKTNEKENTSVADKIMKEETDFGSEKGNFDLSARNSVERRDCVSEISDTPVEYVVCVGYQEEIVSDGNENALKIAQSEKNGNETATDKTNNDNSETVSSVVDNETVNNNSSIISKDETNLDVVFTREPIDGGVQQNGIVETDCDTPKLNLDLREDICDNEKSFVNQSGIKIAHILHVNDPIQKIDVEKAKEIQRVISENIIKGEELPLLKCHGYQNDSLIYSCQNQESFEWLNKIIESIGDLKIFTKVHTKMLLKLRSLYDVTSDHLFIMLEKYNKGLSTVSWEVESKSIEDGVIVFVVKMDEASIDFICESNMALYAGVDKVDFSLV is encoded by the exons ATGTCACCACGTAACATTAGAAGCGACTTCCTACAAGCAATGTTAGATATTTTCACGAAAAACttgaaaactaaaacattacAGTACTTTAAAAGTTTCATTCATAAAGAACAGAAGTTTGTGAGAATAGCTCTAGAGTATTTGAATCTTCACAATACCAAGTTCTTCTTGCCCGAAGAAGTGGATGTTGTTaagaaaattttgaaagaaTACCGCAAGAGGCCAAATTTTGTGGTTAAAGGCGTTATGTCTGATAGCAACAA AGAACTAAGTCTACGCCCAATACCATTAAAATTACTACCAATAAAAAGCCTTACCACAGAAGAAAAGATAAACACATACGTACACACGGCTCTGCCCATATTCGCAACGCAAAAGGCATTTTACCTGTTGAAACTAAAAATCTCAATTCTACTAAGCCTTTTAGACTTTTTGAAAACAGAGACCGAAGAACTAGAAATTGAATTTACGaaagttttgaataaaaatcaaagGGTTTTTATAGAAACTACGGTGGATAATATCAATTTGAGAATCAAGGGTGGCGGACCACCGGCTGTCGTGAAGATTTTCACTGCAATTTTCAATCATTTGCAAGATAACAACGTGCAAATTGGTGTTATGTTCGATCATTCTTATAT ATCACTAACATTCTCGAAATACTACCACAATCTTTCGCCGATCGCCAACAAGCCTAAAGAGAAAGCACAAACTATAATAGCTTTGGACAGTACAAGCGACAGTTCAAGCAGCCCTCCGTACAGGAAGCTAGGCAGACCGATCATCACTGAAGCAGACATCACAGACGATGACGTCAGCAGTTTGAACGAAGATTTACCGAAACTCAATACACCGCATGGCACAACGCTGGTAAATCTTAAAGAATTCGCCAAAATgtacaataaaactaatgaaaaagaaaatacgtCGGTAGCGGATAAGATTATGAAGGAAGAGACTGATTTTGGTAGTGAAAAGGGTAATTTTGATCTAAGTGCTAGGAACAGTGTTGAACGTAGGGATTGTGTGAGTGAAATAAGTGATACGCCTGTTGAATATGTTGTTTGTGTTGGTTATCAAGAGGAAATAGTATCGGATGGTAATGAAAATGCGCTCAAAATTGCCCAAAGTGAGAAAAATGGAAATGAAACAGCTACTGATAAGACTAATAATGATAATAGTGAAACTGTCAGTTCGGTTGTCGATAATGAAACTGTGAATAATAATTCCAGTATTATAAGTAAAGATGAAACAAATCTAGATGTAGTTTTTACACGTGAACCGATAGATGGCGGTGTCCAACAAAATGGTATCGTGGAGACAGACTGTGATACTCCTAAACTTAATTTAGATTTAAGGGAAGATATTTGTGATAATgaaaaaagttttgtaaatCAGAGTGGAATTAAAATCGCCCATATACTACATGTGAACGATCCAATACAGAAAATTGATGTAGAAAAAGCGAAAGAAATTCAAAGAGTTATTTcggaaaatataattaaaggtGAAGAGTTACCGCTGCTAAAATGTCACGGTTATCAAAATGATTCCTTGATTTACTCGTGCCAAAATCAAGAGTCATTTGAATGGCTGAATAAAATCATTGAATCTATCGGAGATTTGAAGATATTCACAAAAGTTCacacaaaaatgttattaaaattgcGTTCTTTATACGATGTTACAAGTGATCATTTGTTTATCATGTTAGAGAAGTATAATAAGGGATTGTCTACAGTATCTTGGGAAGTAGAATCTAAGAGTATTGAAGATGGTGTGATAGTATTTGTAGTAAAAATGGATGAAGCGTCCATTGATTTTATATGTGAATCCAACATGGCGTTGTACGCTGGTGTTGACAAAGTCGATTTTAGTCTGGTCTAA
- the LOC118279728 gene encoding translin has protein sequence MCENHVINTLFTDFQSNMDREQEIREVIRNICKDVGQISREATTVLQVIHHNEAGINPACLKARELFEKAREGYARLTEALPPNDYYKYQEHWRNMTQRYCFLIALTIWLETGILATHETVAEVLGISALERKTGFHLDIEDYLNGLLQLCSELSRLAVNSVTRGDFEKPMQISKFVMELNAGFRLLNLKNDHLRKRFDVLKYDVKKIEEVVYDLSIRGLRPKPEPVVEG, from the exons ATGTGTGAAAATCACGTAATAAACACTTTATTTACGGACTTCCAAAGTAATATGGATAGGGAGCAAGAAATACGAGAG GTTATAAGAAATATCTGCAAGGATGTCGGTCAAATATCGCGGGAAGCGACCACAGTGCTTCAAGTTATCCACCACAATGAAGCCGGCA TAAATCCTGCTTGCCTTAAGGCCAGGGAACTGTTTGAGAAGGCGCGGGAAGGATACGCCAGACTGACTGAAGCTCTGCCTCCTAATGATTACTACAA ATACCAAGAACATTGGCGCAACATGACACAGCGCTACTGCTTCCTGATCGCACTCACCATCTGGCTGGAGACAGGGATCCTCGCCACACACGAGACTGTTGCTGAGGTGCTTGGCA TAAGTGCTCTGGAAAGGAAGACTGGTTTCCATCTGGATATAGAGGACTACCTCAACGGACTGCTGCAGCTGTGCTCGGAACTG TCTCGCCTGGCAGTAAACTCAGTAACACGCGGCGACTTCGAGAAACCGATGCAGATCTCCAAGTTTGTCATGGAGCTGAATGCAGGCTTCAG ACTACTGAATTTGAAGAACGATCACCTGCGCAAGCGTTTCGATGTACTCAAGTACGATGTGAAGAAAATTGAAGAAGTTGTCTATGATCTCAGTATTAGAGGGTTGCGGCCCAAGCCGGAGCCGGTTGTCGAGGGTTAA
- the LOC118279746 gene encoding adenosine 5'-monophosphoramidase HINT1-like — MTFPLKLLCSLIFFTKMAGGEVELAQAAAPGGDTIFGKILRKEIPAKFVYEDDQCVAFHDVNPQAPTHILVIPRKPITQLSKADDNDEQLLGHLLIAARKVAHQEGLDKSGFRLVINDGKNGAQSVYHLHIHILGGRQMHWPPG, encoded by the exons ATGACGTTTCCGCTAAAACTTTTGTGTTCTCtgatatttttcacaaaaatggCTGGCGGCGAGGTGGAACTAGCGCAAGCGGCCGCTCCGGGCGGTGATACTATATTCGGAAAGATATTGAGGAAGGAAATACCTGCGAAATTCGTCTACGAAGACGACCAG TGTGTGGCCTTCCACGATGTGAATCCTCAGGCTCCGACTCATATCCTGGTGATCCCAAGGAAACCTATCACTCAACTCTCCAAGGCTGACGACAACGATGAACAATTATTAG ggCATCTGTTAATCGCTGCCCGGAAAGTTGCTCACCAAGAAGGTTTGGACAAGTCTGGATTCCGTTTAGTTATCAATGATGGCAAGAATGGAGCACAGAGTGTCTATCACTTGCATATTCATATTCTGGGAGGCCGCCAGATGCACTGGCCCCCTGgctaa